In one window of Xiphophorus hellerii strain 12219 chromosome 23, Xiphophorus_hellerii-4.1, whole genome shotgun sequence DNA:
- the LOC116714888 gene encoding uncharacterized protein LOC116714888 — protein MWCYQKPGFEALLLAELQRQQQCSQFCDTLLKAGGVSVPAHSCILSAISPHISSALSSSPAPPSGQSRLLEFQALGACTLLHIIRLLYSGEMAGEGEDEKQEAIYAAAKLGISDLVEVTKSRGRFGGGTEQYTEVGVQTEPQSTEEQEGRLVRWRREVRDGSTYLWKDTEVSGGGRDMWTQTEEQLVNSCPPVPSVVPYETIDMSVFQSLGQTDSHQLVTLIYPPEENQTLQYTSAPPGCLQESTTPGSTSVAKMTPQYAPLPAPLPAPLPAPLPHFSTQTAPCVADSQSCWADLNPEEWEGKSLEQFEGNIVGFINHFLNPEKRESPRRGWAGRRPRGAQAANSGQQRTRRPRRRAGGRGRGAFTQKVDVQEIGVGKLQKLFLHRWRVRTPRAGQGGGAVGRRLHQKTREELEPAKKKPRRRGNVFEEDQSQEVQQGGGGANTQRGRRKTTQQVAKAGLPIGTDQICRNQPTLDYHSDPPNNLYSGPSLMSSSPSIRPMCSHAASYVSAAPSHLYSPQFAPPAPPPPHEDEPEHIDRLLEEVFQDLDILPNNKAPLSQCLSTGSDPSGNSAIQNKHQAQISSSEMPVLQQQCEGELNDILDNLIQSFEQPDESNNTRKENETLIESSPEARQPVAVQRKHETTKIHEETPHTPSLQRIGNHCRLREELEPAKKEPRRHGNMFEEDQSQEAQQGGGGANTQRKPLTHLLYSEGVEKVVFTNCSTPGEHLYTRCSQTPGVQRGYTGLPDTQDVSSRNSKSIKQARRPKRRRANTYLFSLEKRKVKKLAPPLDSKATSGQHQQEKQLQHTPVVKLARDNLLSVREALQGNNCEEKVTKLSAVC, from the exons ATGTGGTGCTACCAGAAACCGGGCTTCGAAGCCCTCCTCCTCGCTGAGCTACAGAGACAACAACAGTGCAGCCAGTTCTGTGACACTTTGCTCAAAGCTGGAG GTGTTTCAGTCCCAGCACACAGTTGCATTCTGTCGGCCATCAGCCCTCACATCTCCTCCGCTCTGTCGTCCTCACCGGCGCCCCCTTCTGGACAGAGCCGTCTCCTGGAGTTCCAGGCACTGGGCGCCTGCACCCTGCTGCACATCATCCGGCTCCTTTACTCCGGAGAGATGGCTGGGGAGGGGGAGGACGAGAAGCAGGAGGCCATTTACGCTGCAGCCAAGCTCGGCATCAGCGACTTGGTGGAGGTGACGAAGAGCAGAGGAAGGTTTGGTGGAGGGACGGAGCAGTACACGGAGGTAGGGGTCCAAACGGAGCCACAGAGTACAGAGGAGCAGGAGGGGAGGCTGGTCAGATGGAGGAGAGAGGTGAGGGATGGGTCCACCTATCTGTGGAAAGACACGGAGGTgtcaggtggaggaagagaCATGTGGACTCAAACTGAGGAACAGCTTGTCAACTCATGTCCTCCTGTCCCCTCAGTGGTCCCCTATGAGACCATCGACATGAGCGTCTTCCAGAGTTTAGGACAGACAGATTCTCATCAGCTTGTCACGCTCATCTATCCACCTGAAGAAAACCAAACGCTGCAGTACACCTCTGCTCCACCAGGCTGTCTGCAGGAATCCACCACACCTGGAAGCACATCTGTCGCCAAAATGACGCCACAGTACGCGCctcttcctgctcctcttcctgctcctcttcctgctcctcttcctcatttcTCCACCCAGACGGCTCCCTGTGTGGCTGATTCTCAGAGCTGCTGGGCCGACCTTAACCCAGAGGAGTGGGAAGGAAAGAGTTTGGAGCAGTTTGAGGGAAACATCGTGGGATTCATCAACCACTTCCTGAACCCGGAGAAGAGGGAGAGCCCTCGCAGGGGGTGGGCAGGGAGGAGGCCAAGGGGTGCCCAGGCAGCCAACAGCGGACAGCAGAGGACCAGGAGACCCAGAAGGAGGGCTGGAGGGAGGGGGCGAGGCGCGTTCACTCAGAAAGTGGATGTGCAGGAGATTGGGGTGGGCAAACTGCAGAAACTGTTCCTGCACAGGTGGAGGGTGAGGACGCCCAGAGCAGGTCAGGGTGGGGGCGCTGTAGGTAGGAGGTTGCACCAAAAGACCAGGGAGGAGCTGGAGCCAGCCAAGAAGAAGCCAAGGAGACGTGGAAATGTGTTTGAGGAGGACCAGAGTCAGGAGGTGCAGCAAGGCGGAGGGGGAGCGAACACCCAGCGGGGGAGAAGAAAAACCACACAGCAGGTTGCCAAG GCCGGTCTTCCTATTGGCACGGATCAAATCTGCAGGAACCAGCCAACACTAGATTACCACTCTGATCCACCCAACAACCTCTACAGTGGGCCTAGTTTAATGTCTTCCAGTCCCTCCATTCGACCGATGTGTTCTCATGCTGCATCATATGTTTCCGCAGCACCATCCCATCTCTACAGCCCGCAGtttgctcctccagctcctcctcctcctcatgaGGACGAGCCTGAGCACATCGATCGTTTGTTGGAGGAGGTCTTTCAGGATCTGGACATCTTACCAAACAACAAAGCTCCTCTTTCACAGTGTCTTTCAACAGGCAGCGACCCTTCTGgcaactctgctatccaaaacAAACACCAGGCCCAGATTAGCAGCTCTGAGATGCCAGTGCTGCAGCAGCAATGTGAGGGGGAGCTGAATGACATTCTGGATAACTTAATCCAATCATTTGAGCAGCCTGATGAAAGCAATAACACCAGGAAGGAGAACGAGACGCTCATTGAGAGCTCTCCAGAAGCCAGACAACCAGTCGCTGTCCAGAGGAAACACGAAACAACCAAGATTCACGAAGAAACCCCTCACACACCTTCTCTACAGCGCATAGGCAATCACTGTAGATTGAGGGAGGAGCTGGAGCCGGCCAAGAAGGAGCCAAGGAGACATGGAAACATGTTTGAGGAGGACCAGAGTCAGGAGGCGCAGCAAGGCGGAGGGGGAGCGAACACCCAGCGGAAACCCCTCACACACCTTCTCTACAGCGAAGGTGTAGAGAAGGTGGTGTTCACTAATTGTTCAACACCTGGTGAACACCTGTACACCAGGTGTTCTCAAACACCTGGTGTACAGAGGGGTTATACCGGACTACCAGACACCCAGGACGTTTCCTCTAGAAACTCCAAATCCATCAAACAAGCAAGGAGGCCAAAGAGAAGGAGGGCAAACACGTATCTGTTCTCATTGGAGAAGAGAAAGGTGAAGAAGCTGGCACCGCCACTGGACTCAAAGGCCACATCGGGTCAGCATCAGCaggagaagcagctgcagcataCACCGGTGGTAAAACTGGCCAGAGACAACTTGCTGTCAGTCAGAGAGGCGCTGCAGGGAAACAACTGTGAGGAAAAGGTGACTAAACTATCTGCAGTCTGCTAA